GGGCATCAGTTCACAGTGACCAACATCCCTGACGTGTACATGGCAATTGGATAATGTTACTAAAAGGGCCAGATGATGTGTGCATACCCTTCAAGTCCAGGGGTTGTTGGACAATATATACTCTTCAAGCCCAATTTCTTCGCTGCAGAGCCAGTGGTCTCGCCGATGCAAGCAATGGAGTTATTCCAATTATCGACTTTTGGAATCAGGTTTAACCAAGCCCTGCTCAAAATGGTAACAAAAAAGGACTGAACAATGTAACCGCACATAAAAGCAAACCGTAGCAAAATGGAAAGTGATCTAATGATTCAAGCAACGTCGATTGGATCCCATATTATAGATTTAACTATACTCCTCCCAAAGTATTAGTTTGATGCTTAAATGATATTATCTTCAGATCTGCTGCGCAACAGCTTTACCTCGCACAATTAATGGAAGAAACTGTAAAAAAAAGTTATATCCCAATGCGATTGTATAATTACCTCAGTGCAGAAGGAGAAGCTACTGCGACAACTGGAGCTGATATAGCAAGATTTAATGTTAGTGGTTCGACATCTACAGGGACCTGCTTGCATACACAAGTACACAACACTTTCATATGTTAGCGGAGGACTAATATTCTTACACAGAAACTGTGAAAAATAATATGAAACTGATGGCCACTACTTTCTGATTCTCATAGCATTAAATCTCTACTCACTAATCAGATCATTTGGTCACCTTTCGCAATCAACTTCTAGAACTAAATGACACTACCAaagtaagaaaaaaaaggcaagcCATGAGATTAAATATCCAGACAGTGAATAGCTAACCAATATTAGATAGATATAGTTCAagagctcactagaattttaccCTACAGAAATAACTAAAAAGGTAAATATGATTGAGTTAGATTATTGTAAAAACTCAATTCACATGAAGATATGTTTAACAGACAAATGAAATAAATTAGCAATATAGTAATATAAAGATTTATTCTCGAATAAAGGTATCACAGACTACTGGAAGTAGCACAACAAGATGCAGAAGAAATAAAAGTAAATAAAAAACACTCATCCAGCACGAAGAAATTACAGTTGTATATGTATTCAATCGTGTCACATCAAATCCTCGTTCTGATAAACCATCCTCTGCGTTGAAAAGAATTAAGAATTATAAAGCTTGAATGTATACTGTCACTGAGTAAAAGAAGTGAGAAAAGATTAAACCAAGTCCATAGATCAGCACACAAGTTATGAGCTCATAAACATAAAAATGTTTAACTAAAAAACTTAAGATTGCCTGTAGCTCACAATCAATTCAAAACATCCTAAAGAAAGCAGCTCATTTGGGAAAACTGAATGCGAGAAACATGTGACCTTACTGAAGGCAAAAGAAAACAGTAACAAGATAAATGCTATGTGAACACCAAGCTGACTTACGAATTTCATGCCCAGCCTTTGCAGATGCAGGATACAGCACTTTACATGTATTCCTGCTGCTTTTTGGAAGCTCTGACGCCAAGACTTTACCCATAGCTGACAAACAACGAAATCGAACAGATTGGTTAATGTTGATAAATAATTGAAGATGAACGGAAGATCATAAAGTCTACAAAATACACTTTTAACAAGGACATCAGAGAAATGACAATGTAAGCTACCTTTGGAAGGTGAAAATGCAACATCAAGAGATCGATCTTCAGACTGTAATACTTCATCAAAAACCCTAGCAGTTCCTGCTCCAACAACTGCTACTTGAACCTTAGGACTTCCAGCAGCCCTGGCATTGAACCAATATGATTTGCTTAAACATGGCAGCCTTATATTATTTTGAGATCACTCAGATGGGGTTTGGAGCGAAATGGAGAGCTTGGGTGTCGATTTTGTTAGGCAGTACCTCTTCGGCAGTGTTTCTAAATGGGACAAGAGGTAAATGGTTCAGGCACCGGAGAGGTTTGAGGCTGGGCGATCCTTTGTCACCGATGTTGTTCATCTTGGCCATGGAGCCTTTGCACAGGTTGCTTGAGCTGGCTACTTCAAATGGATCCCTCACACCTATTGCTCACAAATGTGCAAAACTAAGGATAAGGATGTATGCTGATGATGCAGCTATTTTCCTTAATCCAGTTATGGAGGAAGTGAGGGAGCTGGCATCTCTCCTCTCAACCTTTGGGCTAGCTTCTGGGCTAGTGGTCAATATAAATAAGAGTGCTTGCTTCCCAATCAGGTGTGAGGACCTAGACGTGCCCCATATTATGTAGTTTTTCAATTGTCCTATCAAGAGCTTCCCTTGCACATACCTTGGCTTGCTGTTACATTTCAGAAAACTGGGAAGGGTTGAGGTGCAGCCATTAATTGAGAAGGTAGCAGCAAGATTACCGGGTTGGAAAGGTAGACTTTTGAACAAGGCTGGTAGATTACGGTTGGTGAATGCAGTTTTAACCTCCATCCCGGTGCATTTTCTATCGGTTTTCGCTTTGAAAAAGTGGGCCTTAAAACGGATTGATAGAGTTCGACGAAGTTTCTTATGGAAAGGGGCTGCGGATGCAAATGGGGGACATTGCTTGGTACGGTGGACCAAAACAAGCCGCCCAAAAAAATTTGGTGGGCTTGGTATTCTGGACTTGGAGTTGTTCAGCAGGGCCTTGCGTTTGAGATGGCTTTGGTTAGAATGGGCCGAACCAGACCGACCTTGGGTGGGCACTGAGGTGCCTTGTGACTCAGTTGATCGTCAACTCTTCAGAGCAAGCACGGTAGTTACTATTGGTGCTGGTAACAAAGCATATTTCTGGAAGTCTTCTTGGCTTAATGGCTGGGCGCCAATGGACATCACGCCAAGGCTCTACAAGCTGGCTTGGAGGAAGAATAGAAAAGTGAATGAAGAGTTACAAGACCAGTCCTGGACTAAGGGGCTGTGGCGCATGAGTTCGGTCGAAGAGATGGTCGAGTTTGTGATACTTTGGGATTTGGTGCAGCAAGTTTCTTTGAATGATCAAGAAGATCAACTCTCTTGGCGGTGGACAGCTAATGGCTCCTATTCTTCCAAGTCCGCCTATTTGGCACAGTTTAATGGTTCCTATTGCAGTTTCAAGGCCAGCTACATCTGGAAAGCTCATGCTGAGGGGAAGCACAAGTTCTTTGCCTGGCTTTTGGTTCAGTCTAAAATTCTCACCGCAGACAAACTTATCAAGAGGGCTTGGCCGTGTGATCCAAACTGCCCTTTGTGTGACCAAGAACCAGAGACTGCAGCTCACCTTTGTCTTCATTGTGTGTTTGCACAAGAAGTTTGGTTTCTGATACAAGGTTGGTCTAATGGTGTAGTGAAAACACCGGAAAGAGGAGCTGATATCGAAGCATGGTGGATGTCTTCCTTGCAGCTGATACCTCAAGAGCAGCGGAGACATGTAGCAGCCCTGCTCATGTACACGGCATGGAACATTTGGAAGGAACGGAATAGAAGAGTTTTTGAAGGGAGATCGATGACAGCTCCATTGGTTTTTGGCTGCATTCTAGAGGAGTTGGGCCTGCGACAAGCGGCCTTGAGAGCCCCGAGCGTCACGTAGTTCCTATGTTTTTCTTATTTTTGATGAGTCTGCGTGTTTTCTATTTTATGTAATATCTTTTTAGACTTTTGTAAGACTCTGCTTCTCCTCCTTAAATGATTTGGCAGTGCTCCTGCcggtttcttcaaaaaaaaattattttgagATGATGATGCAACAATGATTTGAACTCAAGGAATATATGcctgtagaaaattatagaaataaCATACGCCAAGTATTTTGTTAGCCAAAAAAATTAGACAGAGTAGATGAATCTATGGCACAACAAGTTACAAGGACTAAGCGTCAATCAAGGCATAATCCCTAGTTGTATAACAAACATCATGCACATGACTGCAAAATTCCTCAAGCTTACTTCCATCCCTGAAGGAACACTGCGGCTGCCTCAGGAGAGGTTATAATAATCCAGTCAAACTTGTCATCTGTGAGTACAGAATATCATTGACTGATTCATGAATTTCCGTATTGCAGTTTATAAACGAAGTGGAAAGAGGAGTTATATTATAGAATAGGTTGCCATAGTATCTTCTGGTGAAAATGGAATAAAAAGCAAAAGTGAAAGAACAAAAATTTATGTGCTGCATATCCGAAGTACAAAACTCAGAAAATGAAACCCAGCAGATGAACGGTGTTCCGATCACGAAAAAGGAAAGGCTATAACACTTACCACGTAAGACATCTGAAAGCCTATCTGCATCAGGGCCTTCAACATGCTTAACAAGAGGAAGTTCCAGAGAGTGTATATTGTGCTTTTCCTACAGAATCCAATTAGAAAATAGATGTAAATGCAAAGCAGCAATCAGCCGAATAACGAAAAGGAACTATgctgttttgaaaaatattagATCATCATGATTCACGTCACCAACGAGAAATTTTTTAAGCCAAAATTAATATGAACCAGCAATGCACTATGGACATAAAGTTTCTTCTGAAAGCGAACAAATGGTGAAGAAATACAGGTAACAGTTCCAAAGGTAAGGAGAAGCAATCAGTTCCATTAGCATTCAGAACCATACAGTACAAATTTGGCCCTGAATTCCTGATATTTTCTATATCAAGCCCTAAATTAACCCTCACATGGAGGCAATCAGTATGATTCCCCAATCTAGCGACATATGCTTTGGGCTCCAATTCGAGCAAGACATTAACCTCCTAGTTTCGTTCCTCGTACAGTCAAACATCTAAACTCCTCTGCCTAATTAATACACCAAAATTTGATCGCGAGTAAGGAGGCTACAGCACCAACGTCCAAGCCATTCCTCCTGCCACCTCCAATGCACTCTAGCTACTGATTCCAACACAAAAGCACAGCGGAGGTAGGGTCCATGGAGGGTACTCACCAGCGCGGCGATGAGCTCGGCGTTCTTCCCCCGCTCGCGCGTCACCACGACGtcgggcgggggcggcgaaCACGCCACGACACTCCCGGACGCGGCGGCCCCGGGCCGCCCGGCGGGATGGTGTCGGAAGGTTCCAGAAGGCGGGGAGAAGGGCGCCAGTGAAGAGAAGGCCATGGCGTAATCTGGCAAGCTGCTGCCCCTGCCCTCGCTTCCCCGCGAACGATATGTTTGGCCCAGGAAAGATTGGGCCGCCTGCCCGGAGCCCCGGCCCGGATTGTCGTTTCAAACGCAATTTCGAAGGCAAACGCAATTTGATGGGCTCCATGGATTGCATCAGCGGGATTTTTGACGTGCAAAAGTGAAATACAGctcctctctctcaaaaaaaaaaagagtgaaaaCAACTATCATTCAGGATATAAGTACTAGGGTACAACCTTCTCGACATAAATATCTTACATAATTTTCTGGAGGAATAAAGAAATATGGCCTAGACACACACTGCTATAACATTTATTATGATAGATACAAACGTTTTTTTTCCTTGATTATGGCTTAATATTCAGATACCGTTGCTATCCATTTTCTTAGCTCTTGACCAAAGCAAGTCATCATTTATTTCCATGAAGTTATTTTTATACCAATTTTACAGTCAATAAATTTCGAGACAAAATCTGAGAAAGAAATATAGTTGATAACTCGATATTGTAATTGTTAGAATCTGGCGCAAGCACTGCCATCCAAA
This sequence is a window from Panicum virgatum strain AP13 chromosome 7K, P.virgatum_v5, whole genome shotgun sequence. Protein-coding genes within it:
- the LOC120642509 gene encoding uroporphyrinogen-III synthase, chloroplastic-like, whose amino-acid sequence is MAFSSLAPFSPPSGTFRHHPAGRPGAAASGSVVACSPPPPDVVVTRERGKNAELIAALEKHNIHSLELPLVKHVEGPDADRLSDVLRDDKFDWIIITSPEAAAVFLQGWKAAGSPKVQVAVVGAGTARVFDEVLQSEDRSLDVAFSPSKAMGKVLASELPKSSRNTCKVLYPASAKAGHEIQDGLSERGFDVTRLNTYTTVPVDVEPLTLNLAISAPVVAVASPSALRAWLNLIPKVDNWNNSIACIGETTGSAAKKLGLKSIYCPTTPGLEGWVESILEALRVHRQLKEAPKMLNTGSPVHRMTELLDVGDRL